In the genome of Rhopalosiphum padi isolate XX-2018 chromosome 1, ASM2088224v1, whole genome shotgun sequence, the window TGGCGTGATGTGCGTTCAATATTAAAGTGTTAAACCATTGCATACAGGACACGGAAAACTATTCTGAGCGGTATATTGTGAATTCCTGTATGAAATCATTACTCGCGGtgatacaataaaaacattattatacagtcCACTATAATTCGAAGtgttatttattcatacattttttatgttaaattatcacAACATCTgtgctatatttttaaataagcataatattgtgtacgaaaaaatattaaaaatatgattttattgtttgGTTTTCAGGGCCTGGAAAATCGTCATGTTGTTTTTATGGTGCCGTCAAGGAATATTGTGGTTTATCGGATTTCAAAGTTACAGACATGACAGAAGAATGCACGTGTATAATTTTCGATGGAGTTCCtgtaaatttaaatcatcaaattggCGATCCCTATTTGTACAacgattatagtaatataataatattttttaaattactacaggCATAATATACctctataatgaaaaaaaaatattgacgatgggtaaaatataatataatataatatatattataaatcctgACAAAATTGTTGTTTACTAATGCAGTATTCAAATACCATTTGTAGTCTAGGACGGAATATAAAACTCAATCAATTatctaaaaattctaattttaaacttaatcgGGCCtggattaatgaaataaatcagGCTGAAAAATGTTGACGCCCTAAtaagtttcataaaataaaataaactaggtatagtaaaaaatttgttaagattcaaaaataatgtaatttgaaaaaGAAACAATAGTGAACACAACGAATTGGCAATTAAcactgttattaaatttaaatttaaaattgtcccACACCATTTGTAACTGgagagtttataatttttacttcaaacTAAATATTACGCATAGAATAGGTATTAcgatactatattaatatgtaaatacatagaACATATAAGAGATAAATATCAAGTCGATATTGTTTCATTGGTATTCGGCTGATATATGATACTCTTCAACTGTGAACATTAGTACTGAGTTATTAGATTTTACTTTTGAAAGAGGTTAAGAATTCTACTTCCCGTTCCTGTAGTTTtctcaaattatataaacatagaaatttagaaatattttatttttattttttattataccacCAATTCTCACACGAATGTGTGTTTTGAGTACGATCTTGATGATTATGAAACttgaaggtaataatattatctatgttcatgtttttttttacgaatgtTCAAGCAAGTTATgcgtatactgtatacaatatagcataaatgaaaaatactcataactgacttaataatcgttataaaacaaacacgaaaacaattaataatgttcttaccatcaagtttatGATAAGGCAATTCATTCGATTTACTatgatttttaaactaacggagttaaacgtgatctgctgagcgtaaattttCTATGTTACATGTTttagaattttgatatttaaaggTTCATTTatgctttttaatttaattcatgtttctaattgaatattttatttattctatttcttATAACTTTTAtctgaacataaaaatatttggatgagTTGTGTGTGATGAGAATTAGTGCGGTTAAAGTTGATTGTGCAGATGCTTGAACTCAATTTTAGGTGAACACTGAGCTTTTTGAATTACACGTGTGTTTAtggttagtatttttaaatatatacccgTCACTTAAATTAACGAGTCCacgaaatttgtttttaaaatattggttaCATTTCTATATTGATTTAACGTtactttctttttattttacgaaaatataactattgaataaaaatatttactttcctCTTTTAgtctttaacattttaaagccataattttatataaaagggAAAATGCACTAACACGGAAACGAtgaggtaataatataaacaaagttCGACGATTGTCGACCGACTGAAACATAAACTGGCTTATAGTAATTTCAGGAACACTGAAATATGTTGGGCGCCCCTCTATGAATGtcacgaaataaaataaaatataataaattatagccttataactaataacgattcaaaacaaaatttcttttgaaaattaaacCATAGTGAACacaataaagtaaattaatggcaATAAACctgtaatttatttagttaatatttaaaattttgttccACCTTTTTGTCCAAATAGCCTTACCTATAACCACCCCGGTTATTTAAAACTACCggcatttttgaaaattcaaagtATTTTCATTGACCCAAAAGAACATAGTGAAAAAACACTCACctcatatttaaatcaataaattcatcttTCAACTCAATATCTAATAGCATACCTAACTTAATAATAAcgctttttatataatattatgtatttatatgttttaaaaatttattagaaatattagattatatgtTGGCAAGTGGAAAACCCATATTTACGTATATTGGACACTAGGGTCAATCAGAATGGGCTACAGTGCTTGCATGTGAATCTTCAAATGGAGGAATCAAATCGTTAGATGAAATGAAAggacttcaatttttttttgacaatcaTCAAGGGATTGCTAGTGTAACACTGTACGGCTTACAGTATGATGTAAGGTACTAAGGTTATATTTACccttcatttttatataaataaaatctactcaattttttttttcataggttattcaaaccaaaaaaatatatttaattgaatacttagttaattttaaaatttgaataatttttagttacataatcagaattaattttacaattacaaCAGAATCTTCACATTatgaatgaaattaatattaaattgtttactataataagaaatttataaagCAAACTATTGAATttcatatactattttaatagagtatattcataaaaaataatgctttttatatctaaatatttaaaatttaatataaaatttctcaAAAGTAACCAATACTGGGACATAaggtgtacataataatatataaagacaattattattaaaatcaatactggatgtaaaatatatttatatattggttttatgtctgcttataaattaatagaataatacattttagtcctcaatatttttaaaagggcTGAATATCAGTACAATAAGCTCTGCTGcggattttttagatttttacattatttctcTAGAGCTATTTAATGAATGCAGTGTTGACTTAAGAAACATCGGGATAACTCCAATGACTGGACCAAAGACAAATTATACATTggtattgaaacatttttatagtttaagagCATATTTGAATCTTATATGAGTTATGATTTGTTCTATATTTCtaggaaaaattaaaagatgttTTACAGGAAGCATCTTTTccaaaagaaaaaacatattttaaattttattgtaaccCAACACCAATAAATGAATCAACAAGTATTTGTGTTTCGAATTTTGAAGTGGTATAcagatttaacatattatattaataaattacttattattttttattatttaacattatcttattaatatgatcatacattcatatataatcattcaagaaaataatgattacacattaaatggtaaataaaataaaataaaatttatgatatatttaaaatttaatataatttattggataataattattatcttgtcttataaatgtataacccTAAGGACTCttgcatattttttgtaaaaaattcacATAAATTGATGTAATTATACAAACGCAATGGATTTGCACATgcacacaattaaaaaaaaagggggGGGGGACTCATCACTaccaattaaaaatactcaCTACCTTATGACTACTAATGTGAGctatccataaaataaaattgtattccaaAATAAAAAGTAGTCTATATAATATGGCACTTTACGGTTAACCAACAAACTATTGATATAACTTCTATTTAAACGATTGCTgtcctttataaataatatttaattaatttaattaattataataagaaacaaTCATTTATAGATGTGTACACAGCCACAAATAGGAAGTGATTGGTGTACTCGACAATCATACAACgaaaaggtaattttttttggtaaatgGAATACATATACGTACTTTCAATAATTTGATTCTTTAGGGTCAATATGTGCAAAAAAACGGAGCAGGATTTATGGTTTGTCATATCGATATTGATCACCCTCATAATTGTTGTAACTGTGAAAAGCCATACCCTGTGCGTTCAATGCTATTTTGGATGGTTTTAATGGTGTTCCATCAAAAAACTGTGAACTAtttgataaacattaaaaaatagattcatCAAACTTTGGAAAACACTTACAAGTGTTACAATTGTTAAGGTCAAATAGTTATATCACAATTACCTGTCTTCAGTGTTGGAATTTATCTAgatgaaaatattgttatctattATCTTAGCTAGATTAAATTCTACTGGTCATCTTTTTTTTATCTTAGATAAAAAATTcagttacctatattaatttatctagatattttttatgtataagtattttttaaatattaaagtacctatacagGATGactcttttattataaaacactcattatttccaaaaagtattcatgtttttgaaaacattttttttacatattttttacttttatcctcatttttacattttgtgtttgaaaaccataataatgtaatgtaatagatataatatcatattatggtattacaaatttaaagtaGCCACAATTCATAAAGTATGAAATATATCTTGATAGTTAGTACTCAGTAGTCAATAATTGTTGGATTATTAAttccatttattaataatgtacctGCAGGTTATTTCTTATCAGTTATATTTTGTGATCGGTAGTGGCGACAGAATCGACAGATAGACAcaacagtttatataatttatataaaatactaattacctataataatgataGCCTATTTCTGTGAAcactgttttattaattttaataaagaataaatttacaaaattccaagataattttctaatttacgcgatttttataaattttgtcaaaattctaactttaaacagttataaaacaatattgttactAGATTCTTtcgatgatttttaataataactcagTCACACTCAGTGCgtcaataatgtattaaatctgCACATTACACAGAAAACGGTATATTAACCTAATCaccaaattatatgtttttttttttttattaaaaatactctagttaatttggaaattatattttcatatcaaaatttatGGAGCATGTGATTCTGGTATTTTATGGTGATTTTTTCCTTATTCACCCAAAcacttttgttttttgtaattatgTTTGTAGTTTAATGGATtacaaatatcatatttattgttattaatcacaataaaaatttgtaaaccgcctattttaattaaaaataataaatgtacatgtGGTGTTAAAagctaataataatgaaaaaaaaatttacatttagtaTGTAATTACGATCTAACCTTGTTATTCATTGTGtaagtatagttttaattatacaaacattatatgaatagaatttagattaataaattaaaaacacattattattagaatatattggtaatataaatagttcattgtataaaaacattttctaatttaataaaaaaaaacttcgtCATACTTcgtgtattattaatgttttaaatttgtataatacccACAATTGGTGAAAATGCACTATTATCTACTATTAATAAGTAGCATTTTTATCTTAGCAGTGCGTATACAATCTCAAAATTTAAAAGGTAAGgattatttgtgttttatttttaagactaaGCTTATAAATtgaagataattaatatttaactacaaaataatttgaatttaaattgcaaatgctcataaaaaaaatctgataatatttattaaatgtttatctattataacattttataatttatcaggtattatatttttaaacttttctgATCAATAATTTGGGCGGAAATGTCATGGATCTAtggttattttatgaattacaacaaaataagaaaaacataCATAGATTTTGTGTATTTGATCCCGGCTTTTGTTTTTCCCAATTAATAAGAACAGtacttatagaatattttactttgactgtatgatattgataattatattcatatatttcataaaaaattcatagaaattattataaataatttttatttttaacaatagatatatatatccTATTCTAcagaaaattttcaaaacaattacaAAGAACCATTTTGTGtgccaataaaattaaaaattatatgaaatatgaattaaattttttgtattgcTTTCAGCCCTTGGAAAATCGTGGTGTGGTTATTACGGTCTTCGCAATCATATAACTTGTAATCTCTCAAATGTCTTAGTTACAGAAACACCAGATACGTGTACTACTTTAGTATACACTGGGCTTAACATCGACTTAGACCTCAATGTTACTGATTTTTACGAAcattttggtaatattatacaattattaaatttaatacatatctataatataacattacgaAACCATCAATATTTAAgacatgtaaaatgtaaaatcaattattaaacattatttcggAACTAATTGTAAGAAAATACTGTATAATGTTGTGTACTAATGCGTAGTATAGACGGATATATATTACGTCAATTCATTGCGAGTAATCTACcgttcatatatataatatatatatatttcaatccaAAATTCCCCTTCCCGTTTTAACTTAGGACTTTCTACACCTTAATTATTAGttctaaagttaaaataattaatcttaaaaattatgttgtaaaattaaaattttgtcgATATTAATACTATTGTGATATTGTAAACATAAACACATCAGTGGTTTTTGTCATTTTGgtaggtaaaattaaaattggttgGATTGTTTGGTAATTGAAGTTGTTTTTTTGCGTACACGTTGTTAAGTACACTCGAGTCTATGAGTATGTTAGGTAACTGAGCTACACATTATGTAGGGATTTTTAGATAATGAATGCTGTAGCTACTATAGAATGAGAATTTGCTTAATTTCACCAATGGTATTGGTAGCTATTCCTTTTAGTAAATTGTGTACTTTTTTAACACTAGAGTCTGTTGAATTTGGAACGTGGTTTTGGtcggtatttttaaatattttttcgtcaCTTAAATGAACGTGTCCACGAAACCACgacttttgttttttaatatattggttacatttatttattgacttaacgttactttattttttttttgtttacgaaAATTTAACCATTGAATGTAAGTATATACTTTCCTCATTCAGTCTTTAACATTTCAAAAGCCATATTTTGTCAAATTATTGGAGTGACTATCTTGTGCATTTAGTactttaaatgtgttttattgcTTTGTTATTAAACCGGAAATGAATAAgttgatgtatataaatactagtataattgtatacgaaaaacgattctgagtggagacAGTATGTCAGATTATATCAAAAAGTATATTTCATATGTTTTTTGGTGTAgctattaaagttaattatttaagatttaatattgctgtagaataatataattttttcccgaagatattacaatcattatattattgtatattaatataggtatttatcatttataaaaatccaaagttaataacatctttctgtaaataccgtagTAAAAATAGGgtcatagtataaatagataatattatctttaaataatttaaaaatcccattgcgtatagtaaaattcgtaatataatataataaaatacgtagaAGTTTTATGTTCTCATGAATAATGttcttaatttataacaaaataattatcttaatatatattttttatattttgtggttCCAGCCAATACATGAACTACTTATGAGAAATTGTGTAATAATCTTTCaaaatttaggtataaaaaaaagtctttaaatatttttaattataaaatagtttgcaataacttttttacgatttttatgaattccgtaaactttttaacttcaaatgcatataaaaaataagcatACCATTGTATTttgagtattattatacaaatataattaaatttttgtaagaTGTGGTATTAAATTCTCAATAATTTTTACCTaatgagtaatattttattgaaaattataaaaagtagttaaataaatcaatggttttttaaaacttaatcatataataaatataatattataaatatttacgaaaattTTGCGTACCTATTAttgttacgattattattatattattatatttttttttattgagatacaaatttataaatttaaatatgattataaaatttactattaatagtaACTActtaagtaccaactagattaaaatttatattaaaaaatacttccaattttgaaaaatcgAAGAATTTTCATTGACTAAAGAAAATGATACAGTGAAAAAATACACTCAcctcattttaaaatcaataaattcatctcTAAACTCAATATCTAATAGCATACCTTACTAAcgctttttatataatattatgtatttatatgttttaaaatttatatagcaATTTTAGATGATATGTTGGCAAGTGGAAAGCCTATAATTACGTATTTTGGCCTCTATTCTCAATCAGAATGGTCTATAATGCTTGAATATGAATTTTCGTTAGATGCAATGAATGGACTTAAAGTTATTTTGGACAATCGTCCAGGGATTGCTGGTGTATTACTTTACAATTTACAGTATGATGTAAGGTTTTATTTACTCttcatttttatatgaataaaatctaATCGATTTTTTCCATACgtaaaaatgtatctaattatcctaattgaatatttatttaattttaaaatttgaataatttattttataatttaaattaattttataattataacataacctTCACattatgaacaaaattaatattaaattttttactataataagaaatgtataaattaaactattgaatttatttgCACAGTCGAATACTGTCTCAGAAACTCCAATATATACagacaatttgaaaaaatatctcAAGGTGATGGAAACATAATTTCCTAATTTACTAATAGGCCTTGACATAATTGCAGATTTGTTAATAGATCAGTATAttgaatcaaaatttaaatgtgagtttatttatactatttataataataatgaaaagtgTGCACTGTGACGTTAATACATCAACGGTGTATATTTTGTCGTGATTTGTatggatttttttatgattcCTTTACTAAAATCTAAGTTTTTTAGTTGTTGACCAGTTGACCTCTGCGGCTGTTTttagcattttaaaaatgtaccatATTGGTCCTCAAAGTAATGCTGTACCAGTTGCTctcacatattattacatacatgaTTATAATCCTAGTCTATAAAATAAAGGaggtaaatatgtaaatgattatcatagtatataaaaataataaaaattgaattaataataacagttcACCTGGTACAAAGAGAGTATTTTACTAGCATAATTTTAGACACatcgaagtataataataattattgtacctattcatattatttttataaattttaccgatcattgtatactaattttttttattattttcatttttttatatattataaattactgtacctacatacatatctatctatatatatatatataattgcaaatataaatttgtttttataaaattttatactattttacctTTTTGACAAATTACGTTGTATGCcgcttataataaattgttgtgtttattcttttattatttacatattcatCTCCCCTATTTTAtggattgttatttaatataatatgtgagggTAAGtgggatataattattataattcataattctttatgaacattttaaacttcTTAATCCCGCACTCCCGCAGTTGTAGCagtaaatttaactttataatttgaatattgacaGCTAAACCAAAATTTGAATCATTCGTGCATcataattttcaacaatttacaGAATTCATAAcactgataatttataaatttataaaaactcatcattcaatttttaatatattttcttctattaatatacacagtgattcttttatcattatacactcattatttcgtcaagtattgactttttttcatttttaaaaaaaatattttgtttcgtgCTTTTTCAAactgtatgaaatttttatttttttcacccttttatAGTAAAACCACGatcaactttttattttcaaatggtaacctacatttaaaatgtactatattaATAGGGctgttttttatgaattttaacgttcaaattattatttttcgttaattttttagcgTGATATTACTTTTCAAATTTGTgtgatttttggtttttataatacttctagTTTCTGAAGATCAGTAAGTCACGtgggtaatatataataaaaggtacatattttcatatgtaaTAAATGCGTTATCGACTATCGATGCAATGATGAACTTTGTACCTGTAATTATACCAACGACTCACAGCCATAATAACCTGTTTGATGAACACCTACAAACCTCATACCACTCAACTCTGAGCAGCTATAACTCATTaacggttaaatgaaaaataatgattttgacgttaaaattcataaaaaaaatagccctactattttattgcattttaaatataagttaccatttgaaaatcaaaagttgatagtggtttcactattaaaGAAAAGgggaagaaaaaattaaaaaagtcaatacttaatgaaataatgagtgaataatgataaaaaaatcactgtgtatattaatagaagaaaagatattaaaaattgaatgttgaattttattcataaattattataccctgtatatatctatacaatttatgctttgtttaaaattctaataacataataaaggaTTACTCTTAAGTTGTTAATgagttaataaatgttaaacgaAATTTACAGTAACTTTTAATGAgtggtttaatttaaaatattaacgataTTTGTCGTtgcaaaataatgataatatcagacaattattttaaaaattcataaaatttttataattgtacataagTACTATaaggtttaaatattatcatggcCCATTATGATTTAGTTGGcagtaaatatgaaaaatatttgagcATATTTCCAAATTtccacaaataattattaaatacgtctaactaaaaaatttacaaattatataggtattcatttgtaaaataatattttactcattaaacatttttaatcttattattgaaattattcaaaatatataaattatagaaccactgttattgaaataattacttttcataccgtatgaaattataaatatgtttagtctaatttttattattatcaatttttaattttagattttgaacgaagTGATGAccgaatgtattattaattttacaatggtgtttttatatgaattttcagTTAGAATTATTACAAAATCGCAAATAGTTTCAAACTATTTTGttgttagaaattcataaaaactattctttttatatctaagttttaaaagtttatacttataaaataaaccataaatcataaaataataaataaagacagttattaaaatccatcaatcaaaaaaaataatatatatattggttttatgTCTGCTTATAAGTTAatagaacaatatattttagttcttaatatttttaaaagggtTGAATATCAGTGCAATAGACTGTTTTGTGGATTTTTACATTGTTACTGTAGAGGGATTTAATGTATGCAATGATGACTTTAGAAATACTGGAACAGTTCCAATGAGTGGATCAAACACaaaccatacatttttattgaaacattattatagattaagaacatattttaatcttttataagttataatttattctatatttccaGGAAAAATTAAGAGATATTTTACAGCAGGCATCTTttcc includes:
- the LOC132917442 gene encoding uncharacterized protein LOC132917442 yields the protein MTGPKTNYTLEKLKDVLQEASFPKEKTYFKFYCNPTPINESTSICVSNFEVMCTQPQIGSDWCTRQSYNEKGQYVQKNGAGFMVCHIDIDHPHNCCNCEKPYPVRSMLFWMVLMVFHQKTVNYLINIKK